DNA from Synechococcales cyanobacterium T60_A2020_003:
GCACCGGAGCCACCCTCGTTCTCCGAGGTCAGGATTTATTCATCACGGGTAGTGAAAAACAGATTGAGCGCTGTCAAAATATTCTGCGATCGCTCGAACCCTATTACAGTGAGGGACGTGCGGTTACTGAGGTAGATATCCAGTCCGCACTCCAGGCAGTGGATACCAATCGCCAGGACGAGTTTCAATCGTTGCAGCGAGATGTTCTCGCACGGACTCGACGCGGCGATGCTATTACCGCAAAAACCTTTCGGCAACGCCAGTATATCCAGGCCATTCGGAATCACGACTTGACCTTCTGCATTGGCCCTGCCGGAACTGGGAAAACGTTTTTGGCTGCCGTAGTAGCGGTACAAGCCCTGCTCTCCAATGAATGCGAGCGTTTAATCCTTACCCGTCCCGCTGTCGAGGCCGGAGAACGCCTCGGCTTTTTACCAGGGGATCTACAGCAAAAGGTAAACCCCTACCTGCGTCCGCTATACGATGCACTGTACGAATTTCTAGACCCAGAAAAGATTCCCAGCTTGATGGAACGCGGTGTCATCGAAGTTGCTCCCCTGGCCTACATGCGGGGGCGCACCCTCAACAATGCGTTTATCATTCTGGACGAAGCCCAAAATACGACTCCAGCTCAGATGAAGATGGTACTGACCCGCCTGGGCTTCAAATCCCGCATGGTGGTGACAGGCGACATCACCCAAACCG
Protein-coding regions in this window:
- a CDS encoding PhoH family protein encodes the protein MAETLTIELDSPESAIALAGTQEKNLKLIGQRTGATLVLRGQDLFITGSEKQIERCQNILRSLEPYYSEGRAVTEVDIQSALQAVDTNRQDEFQSLQRDVLARTRRGDAITAKTFRQRQYIQAIRNHDLTFCIGPAGTGKTFLAAVVAVQALLSNECERLILTRPAVEAGERLGFLPGDLQQKVNPYLRPLYDALYEFLDPEKIPSLMERGVIEVAPLAYMRGRTLNNAFIILDEAQNTTPAQMKMVLTRLGFKSRMVVTGDITQTDLPSYQASGLAVAENILSNVEGIAFCRLTKSDVIRHPLVQRIVAAYEHHEASS